From Fusarium oxysporum f. sp. lycopersici 4287 chromosome 10, whole genome shotgun sequence, the proteins below share one genomic window:
- a CDS encoding hypothetical protein (At least one base has a quality score < 10), giving the protein MTTAFRVFHHAPRPIQISEFKDAVDAVCRPRFPTARFARPQRIVLAISGGVDSMALAFLMTKAVRSFRGMKVADNPVHGVLALVVDHKLRDGSDHEASEVAKELRKLDIKASVSALSWKEEKRQGLNPRQLPNVEGLARTYRYRALGRYCSYHGSNSLFFAHHSDDQYETVLMRLLGGHGYRGLQGIREANSIPECYDLHGVYKSGLLDDQLRSAPALSFRPALKELKHLRRRIRDELTLEKANLLDDIPQDLIQSYPGSEEVRELSDVPFLKPLEIEDGGVMIYRPLMEFDKDRLIATCEANKIPWVEDATNKDPTLTTRNAIRYLVRNHTLPKALQKPAILSLAKRSKERTELEEAEASRYLIREAVIKDFDPNVGTLLIEFPKLRNFNKRFKRRSLHPDNELRKDHRRLVMTIAVRKLIDFVTPEYHLPPLSSLEKVVNTLVPGMTPDANTTPKAFTAAGVYFDPIVRGTSIKWLLSRAPYTSTQPLPIAKLYLPPSYLSPPLNTEEEFTEAPEAFSYKGWARCKLFDGRFWIRIGRNRWPMWQVHPYRAEYAKAFRKALPPLRKARLEKLLKHYAPGKIRYTLPAIYGVERKRDPYSQHISTTLTLLALPTLGIRVPGLERWVKYDVRYKKVDVSLLGHHPRREIRGRFVGHRPLFETGRKHVHNSRQEIPEGRARRPRVIHCFRLL; this is encoded by the exons ATGACTACGGCCTTTCGCGTATTTCATCATGCCCCTCGGCCAATTCAGATCAGCGAGTTCAAAGATGCCGTCGACGCAGTTTGTCGTCCTCGGTTTCCAACCGCTCGCTTTGCGAGACCACAGCGTATAG TACTGGCTATCAGCGGAGGCGTAGACTCAATGGCACTCGCATTTCTCATGACCAAAGCTGTCCGCTCATTCCGCGGCATGAAAGTCGCGGATAACCCAGTCCATGGTGTTCTAGCTCTCGTTGTCGACCACAAACTACGTGACGGAAGCGACCATGAAGCGTCAGAGGTCGCCAAAGAGTTGCGTAAACTTGACATCAAGGCCAGTGTTTCTGCTCTTTcctggaaagaagagaaacgcCAAGGCCTCAACCCTCGTCAACTCCCCAATGTTGAGGGCCTCGCTCGAACTTACCGGTATCGCGCACTAGGCCGATACTGCAGCTATCACGGTTCCAATAGTCTTTTCTTTGCACACCACAGTGATGACCAGTACGAGACAGTTCTCATGCGATTACTTGGAGGGCATGGATACCGAGGTCTGCAAGGAATAAGGGAGGCTAATTCGATACCCGAATGCTACGATTTACATGGTGTGTACAAGAGTGGCCTTCTCGACGACCAGCTCAGATCAGCCCCTGCACTCAGCTTCCGACCAGCTCTGAAAGAATTGAAACATCTACGACGCAGAATTCGTGACGAGTTGACCCTTGAAAAGGCCAATCTCTTGGACGATATTCCTCAAGATCTCATTCAATCGTATCCGGGGTCTGAAGAGGTCCGTGAACTCTCCGACGTTCCATTCCTGAAGCCCTTGGAAATTGAGGATGGCGGTGTCATGATATATCGGCCTCTTATGGAATTTGACAAGGATAGGCTGATTGCTACCTGCGAAGCGAATAAGATTCCTTGGGTAGAAGATGCGACTAACAAGGACCCTACATTAACGACACGAAACGCTATCAGATATTTGGTTCGAAACCACACCTTACCAAAAGCCTTGCAAAAGCCTGCTATCCTCTCTCTAGCTAAGAGATCAAAAGAGAGAAccgagcttgaagaagcagaggctAGCCGCTATCTTATTCGGGAGGCCGTTATCAAAGACTTCGATCCAAATGTGGGAACTTTGCTGATAGAGTTTCCAAAGCTACGCAACTTCAACAAACGGTTCAAAAGACGCTCTTTACATCCTGACAACGAACTACGAAAGGACCATCGGAGACTTGTCATGACCATCGCAGTCCGCAAACTTATTGATTTTGTCACTCCTGAGTACCACCTCCCACCCCTTTCAAGTCTCGAAAAAGTTGTCAATACTCTCGTCCCTGGCATGACTCCCGACGCCAATACGACGCCCAAAGCATTCACCGCCGCTGGTGTGTATTTCGATCCGATCGTCAGAGGAACATCCATCAAATGGCTACTCTCCAGAGCCCCCTATACATCTACCCAACCTCTTCCGATTGCAAAGCTGTATTTGCCTCCCTCGTACCTCTCACCCCCCCTAaacacagaggaggagttCACGGAAGCCCCGGAGGCATTCAGTTACAAGGGATGGGCGAGATGCAAGCTGTTCGATGGTCGTTTCTGGATACGAATTGGACGTAACAGATGGCCTATGTGGCAGGTCCACCCTTATCGCGCAGAGTATGCCAAAGCATTTCGCAAGGCGCTGCCTCCTCTACGAAAGGCTCGACTGGAGAAGTTGCTCAAGCACTACGCGCCAGGAAAGATTCGATACACACTTCCCGCTATCTACGGTGTCGAACGTAAGCGGGATCCGTATTCTCAGCATATCAGTACGACACTGACACTTCTTGCGCTGCCGACTCTGGGAATCCGTGTGCCTGGCCTGGAGCGGTGGGTCAAGTACGATGTAAGATATAAAAAGGTTGATGTCTCACTACTGGGACATCACCCTCGGAGGGAGATCAGGGGCCGCTTCGTCGGGCATCGACCGTTGTTTGAAACGGGGCGCAAACATGTTCACAATTCGAGACAAGAAATTCCCGAAGGAAGGGCCCGAAGGCCGAGAGTGATTCATTGCTTTAGACTACTTTAG
- a CDS encoding hypothetical protein (At least one base has a quality score < 10), with translation MPPKPVRASPTHFVCIPLAGPQLARSLAAFRTEVTNPSGFGVPPTAVRPLGTMHLTLGVMSLKDEGVEQASEVLKSLKLKEFLASARTGKASAEEGLSITLKGLHAFQNAEKTSVLYAPPVDTEGILQKFCEQIKTRFQEAGLMVKEDRPLVLHATVVNTIYVKDGRGRRREKLTIDARDIVSSYDDYVWLEDMPLDKVTLCRMGAKKIEGTDDEAYEVVAEVGF, from the coding sequence ATGCCGCCGAAACCAGTCAGGGCGTCTCCGACGCATTTCGTATGCATTCCCCTGGCCGGGCCGCAGCTTGCTAGAAGCTTGGCTGCTTTCCGCACAGAAGTCACGAATCCTTCTGGctttggtgttccaccgACCGCAGTGCGTCCACTCGGCACGATGCATCTGACACTTGGTGTTATGAGCCTCAAAGATGAGGGCGTTGAGCAGGCCAGTGaggtgttgaagagcttgaagttgaaggagtTCCTTGCAAGTGCAAGGACTGGAAAGGCATCGGCTGAAGAGGGGCTTTCGATAACTCTCAAGGGCTTACATGCTTTTCAAAACGCCGAAAAGACTTCGGTGTTGTATGCGCCACCCGTTGATACTGAGGGAATCCTGCAGAAGTTCTGCGAACAGATCAAGACTAGGTTTCAGGAAGCTGGACTGATGGTCAAGGAGGACAGACCATTGGTACTCCACGCAACTGTGGTCAATACAATCTATGTCAAAGATGGCCGCGGGAGAAGACGAGAGAAGTTGACGATTGATGCAAGGGACATTGTCAGTTCATATGATGACTACGTCTGGTTGGAAGACATGCCCCTCGACAAGGTTACGCTGTGTCGGATGGGGGCGAAGAAGATTGAGGGGACAGACGACGAAGCTTATGAGGTTGTGGCTGAGGTCGGGTTTTAA
- a CDS encoding osomolarity two-component system, phosphorelay intermediate protein YPD1, whose protein sequence is MSPTEEKSDDIDFGDNIDMTTFEQILEMDEPGDCEFSSSIVFGFFEQAEETFEQIKEALEEEDLDKLSSLGHFLKGSSATLGLIKIRDGCEKIQRYGKHEKLDGSPEDDSEVCLKHIKDAFEAVQTDYAEVEKLLKQYYESRE, encoded by the exons ATGTCGCCAACCGAGGAGAAG AGTGACGATATCGATTTCGGTGACAACATCGATATGACTACTTTCGAGCAGATCCTCGAAATGGACGAGCCAGGCGATTGTGAATTCAGCTCTTCTATCGTATTTGGCTTCTTCGAGCAAGCAGAAGAAACGTTTGAACAGATAAAGGAGGCATT ggaagaggaagatctTGATAAGCTCTCGTCTCTTGGACACTTCCTCAAGGGCTCATCAGCGACCCTCGGACTCATCAAAATCAGGGATGGTTGCGAAAAGATTCAGCGTTATGGCAAACACGAAAAGCTGGACGGCTCTCCTGAAGATGATTCCGAGGTATGTCTAAAGCACATCAAAGACGCTTTCGAAGCCGTTCAAACGGACTACGCCGAGGTCGAGAAACTCTTGAAGCAGTACTACGAGTCAAGGGAATAA